A window of the Parabacteroides merdae ATCC 43184 genome harbors these coding sequences:
- the mobV gene encoding MobV family relaxase translates to MGYAVLHIDKARSNDSGNTAHIARTYTPSNVDPSRTRLNRELVQFPANVTNRSEAIEHRIATAGIYRKVAKNQVKALRFILSSSPEDMARIEQEGLLYEWCDESMDWLRSTFGADNVVAATLHADEDTPHIHATVVPIVTGERRKAKEEAENGKRKYKTKKNKVRLCADDVLTPKKLEQYQTDYAKRVQRFGLERGVHGSEAKHRTTMEYYKEILKSTKEKETQKAELTAKIKELEKQAGKLRMKGTLYSIFGNSELDKAEKRIADLEQEAERQRYLSQKEKNEIRKEVVLLQDTIKGRDRVIAELKETVQVYEEERNWIKRFFSGFYQLLNIRLMLRKMGFSDDRIAEMYRTETPLRGTAKAYSGLYKREFTEEDSEIRIIKDEKKRPLLTINGLPITDWCEQKWKQLINRNRSQRL, encoded by the coding sequence ATGGGCTACGCCGTACTACATATAGACAAGGCGAGGAGCAACGACTCGGGAAATACCGCTCATATAGCGCGGACATATACCCCGAGTAACGTCGATCCTTCTCGCACACGCCTGAACAGGGAATTGGTGCAATTCCCTGCAAATGTGACCAACCGTAGCGAAGCGATAGAACATCGTATCGCCACGGCAGGTATCTACCGAAAGGTTGCAAAGAACCAAGTCAAAGCCTTGCGCTTTATCCTGTCGAGTTCTCCTGAGGATATGGCTCGTATAGAGCAGGAAGGACTCCTGTACGAGTGGTGTGATGAATCGATGGATTGGCTTCGCTCCACTTTTGGAGCAGACAATGTGGTCGCTGCCACGCTACATGCAGACGAGGATACTCCCCATATTCACGCCACGGTCGTTCCGATTGTCACGGGCGAAAGAAGGAAAGCCAAAGAGGAAGCCGAGAACGGAAAACGGAAGTACAAGACGAAGAAGAACAAGGTACGGCTTTGTGCCGATGATGTGCTTACGCCCAAGAAACTGGAGCAGTATCAGACGGACTATGCCAAGCGAGTGCAACGGTTCGGATTGGAACGGGGCGTGCACGGCTCGGAAGCCAAGCACCGGACCACGATGGAGTATTACAAGGAAATTCTCAAATCCACGAAAGAGAAGGAAACTCAAAAGGCGGAACTCACAGCCAAGATAAAGGAGCTGGAGAAGCAGGCAGGCAAGCTACGTATGAAAGGAACGCTATATTCTATCTTTGGCAACTCCGAACTTGACAAAGCAGAGAAGCGTATTGCAGACTTGGAGCAGGAAGCCGAACGGCAACGGTATCTTTCTCAAAAGGAGAAGAATGAAATCCGAAAGGAAGTCGTTCTCTTGCAGGACACAATCAAGGGAAGGGACAGAGTCATTGCCGAATTGAAAGAAACCGTGCAGGTTTATGAGGAAGAGCGGAATTGGATAAAACGCTTCTTCAGTGGCTTCTACCAACTCTTGAATATCCGTCTGATGCTCCGAAAGATGGGTTTCTCTGATGACAGAATAGCGGAGATGTATCGCACGGAGACGCCCCTGCGAGGCACGGCTAAAGCCTATTCGGGATTATACAAGAGAGAGTTTACGGAAGAGGACAGCGAAATCCGTATCATCAAGGACGAGAAGAAACGACCTCTTTTGACCATCAACGGGCTTCCCATTACCGATTGGTGCGAACAGAAATGGAAACAGCTAATCAATCGCAACCGCTCGCAACGACTGTAA